The following coding sequences are from one Nilaparvata lugens isolate BPH chromosome 6, ASM1435652v1, whole genome shotgun sequence window:
- the LOC120352023 gene encoding uncharacterized protein LOC120352023 translates to MRGKLSFTSEPDLSILHTLYEMSSPSSSQSFILPDSAPAHQRILNYWQRKAALAAESSPAVPVPSPLSVEPPSPGGEIIIPDSPLQRLAPAATWTPWRVVLTTVSNKQKQAKRRLLFEKPEVSGDEEEEEQSICSQTKKRAGIEHDSSLALLIKEVEDFVQLINKPLPKPWIPLRELKEDLPYPIISAQEDTNKHGRRRDERDSVNT, encoded by the exons atgagaggaaaattatcatttacatcagagCCAGATTTGAGTATACTTCACACATTGTACGAGATGAGTTCTCCATCATCTTCTCAATCGTTCATCTTACCAGATAGCGCACCAGCACACCAACGCATCCTCAACTACTGGCAGCGGAAAGCTGCCCTCGCTGCTGAGTCGTCCCCTGCTGTACCCGTCCCCTCACCGCTCAGCGTGGAACCACCATCACCAGGCGGGGAGATTATCATCCCAGACAGCCCTCTTCAACGTCTAGCTCCAGCTGCTACCTGGACTCCGTGGCGTGTGGTGCTAACAACAGTGAGCAACAAGCAGAAGCAGGCGAAGAGGAGGCTGCTGTTTGAGAAGCCTGAAGTTAGcggggatgaggaggaggaggagcagtcAATCTGctcacaaacaaag AAACGAGCTGGAATAGAGCATGACTCCTCACTTGCCCTGCTAATAAAGGAGGTGGAGGACTTTGTCCAACTCATAAACAAACCTCTACCCAAACCGTGGATCCCGCTGAGGGAGTTGAAGGAGGATCTACCATACCCCATCATCTCGGCTCAAGAGGACACCAATAAACACGGTCGTcgt AGAGATGAACGTGAcagcgtcaacacctaa